One Pedococcus aerophilus DNA window includes the following coding sequences:
- the infC gene encoding translation initiation factor IF-3: MRLVGPNGEQVGIVRVEDALRLAAEADLDLVEVAPMAKPPVAKLMDFGKFKYEAALKAREARKNQVNTVIKEIKLRPKIDPHDYGTKKGHVERFLKGGDKVKVTIMFRGREQSRPELGFRLLQRLAEDVIELGTVESAPKQDGRNMIMVLGPTKKKSEAMAEQRRARTAAPAAEAAEQPQDVSTETAAEPTAPEAETTEPAT; encoded by the coding sequence GTGCGGTTGGTTGGCCCCAACGGAGAACAGGTCGGCATCGTGCGCGTCGAGGACGCGCTGCGGCTCGCCGCCGAGGCTGACCTCGACCTCGTCGAGGTGGCCCCGATGGCGAAGCCCCCGGTCGCCAAGCTCATGGACTTCGGCAAGTTCAAGTACGAAGCGGCCCTGAAGGCGCGCGAAGCGCGCAAGAACCAGGTCAACACGGTCATCAAGGAGATCAAGCTCCGCCCGAAGATCGACCCGCACGACTACGGCACCAAGAAGGGCCACGTCGAGCGGTTCCTCAAGGGCGGCGACAAGGTCAAGGTGACGATCATGTTCCGCGGTCGCGAGCAGTCGCGGCCCGAGCTGGGCTTCCGCCTGCTGCAGCGCCTCGCCGAGGACGTCATCGAGCTGGGCACGGTCGAGTCGGCCCCCAAGCAGGACGGCCGCAACATGATCATGGTGCTAGGTCCGACGAAGAAGAAGTCCGAGGCGATGGCAGAGCAGCGCCGCGCCCGGACTGCAGCGCCGGCAGCCGAGGCCGCCGAGCAGCCGCAGGACGTCTCCACCGAGACGGCCGCCGAGCCCACCGCCCCCGAGGCGGAGACCACCGAGCCGGCCACCTGA
- the rpmI gene encoding 50S ribosomal protein L35: MPKMKTHSGAKKRFRITGTGKVMREQAGGRHLLEHKSSRFTRSIANDVEVSKPDSKKVKKLLGR, from the coding sequence ATGCCGAAGATGAAGACGCACTCCGGTGCGAAGAAGCGCTTCCGGATCACCGGCACGGGCAAGGTCATGCGCGAGCAGGCCGGCGGTCGCCACCTCCTCGAGCACAAGTCCTCCCGCTTCACGCGCTCGATCGCGAACGACGTCGAGGTGTCCAAGCCGGACTCCAAGAAGGTCAAGAAGCTCCTCGGCCGCTGA
- the rplT gene encoding 50S ribosomal protein L20 gives MARVKRAVNAQKKRRVVLERASGYRGQRSRLYRKAKEQVTHSLGYAYRDRRAKKGDFRRLWIQRINAGARANGMTYNRFIQGLKAAEIEVDRRMLAELAVNDEAAFAALVEISRANVPAVAETANA, from the coding sequence GTGGCACGCGTGAAGCGGGCAGTCAACGCCCAGAAGAAGCGCCGGGTCGTCCTCGAGCGCGCCAGCGGTTACCGCGGACAGCGTTCGCGCCTCTACCGCAAGGCCAAGGAGCAGGTCACCCACAGCCTCGGTTACGCCTACCGTGACCGTCGCGCCAAGAAGGGCGACTTCCGTCGCCTGTGGATCCAGCGCATCAACGCCGGCGCCCGCGCCAACGGCATGACGTACAACCGCTTCATCCAGGGCCTCAAGGCTGCTGAGATCGAGGTCGACCGTCGCATGCTGGCCGAGCTGGCCGTCAACGACGAGGCTGCCTTCGCCGCCCTCGTCGAGATCTCGCGCGCGAACGTCCCGGCCGTGGCCGAGACCGCGAACGCCTGA
- a CDS encoding RNA methyltransferase, translating to MPPPNTPLTNIRSDRVKSVRALSRRSVRERTGRFLVEGPQSVREVVRHQPELVVDLYLTADAAQRYGEVVDAAAAADLHVHEVSEDVLAAMSETPTPQGLAAVCRVPSASLDEVLAASPRLLVLLTHVRDPGNAGTVIRGADAAGADAVLVSDASVDVLAPKVVRSTAGSLFHLPVVTGLPVEATIARLREAGIRVLAADGAGTVLLPEVDLGPAHAWVMGNEAWGLEEEVRAQCDEVVRVPIYGAAESLNLAMAATVCVYASAAAQRG from the coding sequence ATGCCCCCGCCGAACACCCCGCTGACCAACATCAGGTCGGACCGGGTCAAGTCGGTCAGGGCACTGTCCCGGCGCTCGGTGCGTGAACGGACCGGTCGGTTCCTCGTCGAGGGGCCGCAGTCCGTCCGCGAGGTCGTCCGCCACCAGCCCGAGCTGGTCGTCGACCTCTACCTCACCGCCGACGCCGCGCAGCGCTACGGCGAGGTCGTGGACGCCGCGGCCGCCGCCGACCTGCACGTCCACGAGGTGAGCGAGGACGTCCTCGCCGCCATGAGCGAGACCCCCACACCGCAGGGCCTGGCCGCGGTCTGCCGGGTCCCGTCCGCCTCCCTGGACGAGGTCCTCGCCGCGTCTCCCCGGCTGCTCGTCCTGCTGACCCACGTCCGGGACCCCGGCAACGCCGGCACCGTGATCCGTGGCGCCGACGCCGCCGGGGCCGACGCCGTCCTCGTGAGCGATGCGTCCGTGGACGTCCTGGCGCCCAAGGTGGTGCGGTCCACCGCCGGGTCGCTGTTCCACCTGCCCGTCGTCACGGGCCTGCCGGTGGAGGCCACCATCGCCCGGCTGCGCGAGGCGGGGATCCGCGTCCTCGCGGCCGACGGAGCCGGCACGGTCCTGCTGCCCGAGGTCGACCTCGGTCCGGCGCACGCCTGGGTCATGGGCAACGAGGCCTGGGGTCTCGAGGAGGAGGTCCGGGCGCAGTGCGACGAAGTCGTCCGCGTGCCGATCTACGGAGCGGCCGAGTCGCTCAACCTCGCCATGGCCGCGACGGTCTGTGTCTACGCCTCCGCAGCGGCACAGAGGGGCTAG
- a CDS encoding PAS domain-containing sensor histidine kinase, translated as MDYRPGAILDPERAAMASELLPDGMIAAEADARISFLNRRAVQVLGMKPRDLVGRDIREALTLRDSDGTDWWEVTDPWRGLNIRTGHREKFLMLEGGLEVLVTAKYLRPARNQPVNRVIVMVRDAEARRRLEADHAALISTVAHELRSPLTSVKGFSSTLLRRWDRFTDDQKRLMIETIEADADRVTRLITELLDISRIDAGRLQIRPQPVDVAAVYGRHVERAVASGQDRERFAVDVPQDLPEVWADPDRLDQILSNLIENAFRHGDGVVTLAASKACGDAQELLESKGHHRQGIDLVVSDQGKGIPDDHRDIVFSRFWHGASRGSTGLGLYVVKGLVEAHGGQVQVESAAGGGAQFRLSLPSEPPDYLA; from the coding sequence ATGGACTACCGGCCAGGTGCCATCCTCGACCCCGAGCGGGCCGCCATGGCCAGCGAGCTGCTCCCCGACGGGATGATCGCCGCCGAGGCCGACGCGCGGATCAGCTTCCTCAACCGTCGTGCCGTGCAGGTGCTGGGCATGAAGCCCCGCGACCTCGTCGGGCGAGACATCCGCGAGGCGCTGACGCTGCGCGACAGCGACGGCACCGACTGGTGGGAGGTCACCGACCCCTGGCGCGGACTCAACATCCGCACGGGTCACCGCGAGAAGTTCCTCATGCTCGAGGGCGGCCTCGAGGTGCTGGTCACGGCGAAGTACCTGCGCCCTGCCCGCAACCAGCCCGTCAACCGCGTCATCGTGATGGTCCGTGACGCCGAGGCGCGTCGCCGCCTCGAGGCCGACCACGCCGCGCTGATCTCGACGGTGGCGCACGAGCTGCGGTCGCCGTTGACCTCGGTGAAGGGGTTCTCCTCGACGCTGCTGCGCCGGTGGGACCGGTTCACCGACGACCAGAAGCGCCTCATGATCGAGACGATCGAGGCCGACGCGGATCGCGTCACGCGGCTCATCACCGAGCTGCTCGACATCTCGCGCATCGACGCCGGTCGCCTCCAGATCCGTCCCCAGCCGGTCGACGTCGCCGCCGTCTACGGCCGCCACGTCGAGCGCGCGGTAGCCTCCGGCCAGGACCGCGAGAGGTTCGCCGTCGACGTGCCGCAGGACCTGCCCGAGGTGTGGGCCGACCCCGACCGGCTCGACCAGATCTTGTCCAACCTCATCGAGAACGCGTTCCGCCACGGCGACGGCGTCGTCACCCTCGCGGCGAGCAAGGCCTGCGGCGACGCCCAGGAGCTGCTGGAGTCCAAGGGGCACCACCGGCAGGGCATCGACCTCGTCGTCAGCGACCAGGGCAAGGGCATCCCGGACGACCACCGCGACATCGTCTTCAGCCGGTTCTGGCACGGCGCGAGCCGCGGCAGCACGGGGCTGGGCCTCTACGTCGTCAAGGGTCTCGTCGAGGCCCACGGCGGCCAGGTCCAGGTCGAGTCGGCGGCGGGTGGTGGCGCCCAGTTCCGCCTCAGCCTGCCGTCGGAGCCGCCGGACTACCTCGCCTGA
- the pheS gene encoding phenylalanine--tRNA ligase subunit alpha translates to MSGPNKQYDPVEVAALDPALIDQAVADAVAAITAADSLDALKAARLAHQGEKSPLALANREIGALPPSAKAEAGKRVGQARGRVGQALTARQAELEAERDGRILVDETVDLTVRAPRRPIGARHPISLVSERIEDIFVAMGWEIAEGPEVESEWLNFDALNLSPDHPARGEADTFFVAPAGSGLVLRTHTSPVQIRTMLDREPPIYVLCPGKVFRTDDLDATHTPVFHQFEGLVVDEGITMAHLRGALDAFVQRLFGDGIVTRLRPNYFPFTEPSAEIDCQCWICGGQDSSCRTCGGTGWIELGGCGMVNQRVLRAAGIDPERYSGFAFGLGIERSLMLRHGVGDMHDIVEGDVRFSRQFGMEI, encoded by the coding sequence ATGTCAGGACCCAACAAGCAGTACGACCCCGTCGAGGTCGCCGCGCTGGACCCCGCGCTGATCGACCAGGCCGTCGCCGACGCCGTGGCCGCGATCACCGCGGCCGACTCGCTGGACGCGCTCAAGGCCGCCCGTCTCGCGCACCAGGGCGAGAAGAGCCCGCTGGCGCTGGCGAACCGCGAGATCGGTGCGCTGCCGCCGAGTGCCAAGGCCGAGGCCGGCAAGCGCGTCGGGCAGGCCCGTGGCCGGGTCGGCCAGGCGCTCACCGCCCGCCAGGCCGAGCTCGAGGCCGAGCGCGACGGGCGGATCCTCGTCGACGAGACCGTCGACCTCACCGTGCGCGCCCCGCGGCGCCCGATCGGCGCCCGGCACCCGATCAGCCTCGTGTCCGAGCGGATCGAGGACATCTTCGTGGCCATGGGCTGGGAGATCGCCGAGGGGCCCGAGGTCGAGTCGGAGTGGCTGAACTTCGACGCCCTCAACCTGTCCCCGGACCACCCGGCCCGCGGTGAGGCCGACACGTTCTTCGTCGCCCCGGCCGGCAGCGGCCTCGTGCTGCGCACGCACACCTCGCCGGTGCAGATCCGCACGATGCTCGACCGAGAGCCGCCCATCTACGTGCTGTGCCCGGGCAAGGTGTTCCGCACCGACGACCTCGACGCCACGCACACGCCGGTGTTCCACCAGTTCGAGGGGCTGGTCGTCGACGAGGGCATCACCATGGCGCACCTGCGGGGAGCGCTCGACGCGTTCGTGCAGCGCCTGTTCGGCGACGGCATCGTCACGCGGCTGCGCCCCAACTACTTCCCCTTCACCGAGCCGAGCGCCGAGATCGACTGCCAGTGCTGGATCTGCGGTGGTCAGGACTCGTCCTGCCGCACCTGCGGGGGCACCGGGTGGATCGAGCTGGGCGGTTGCGGCATGGTCAACCAGCGCGTGCTGCGTGCGGCCGGGATCGACCCGGAGCGCTACTCGGGGTTCGCGTTCGGGCTCGGCATCGAGCGGTCGCTCATGCTGCGCCACGGCGTGGGGGACATGCACGACATCGTCGAGGGAGACGTCCGCTTCTCCCGCCAGTTCGGAATGGAGATCTGA
- the pheT gene encoding phenylalanine--tRNA ligase subunit beta, whose translation MHAPVSWLRELADVPADATGADIAAALVKVGLEEEGLSGGDIRGPIVVGRVLSVEPEPQKNGKTINWCTVDVGDHGQRVTEGKAQEIVCGAHNFGVGDLVVCVLPGGVLPGGFEISARKTYGHVSNGMICSALELGLGEDHDGIIVLSQLLGPEAAEDLTPGDDAIELLGLADEVVEVNVTPDRGYCFSMRGIGREYALSTGGTFRDPADLDVASANDEGYAVSVTDGAPVDGVPGCDRYVARIVRGVDTNAASPQWMTKRLTQLGMRPISLAVDVTNYVMMLLGQPLHAFDLSTLSGGVGTRRARPGEKLTTLDDVARVLDPQDLLIVDGNDRPLAIAGVMGGESSEVTSSTTDVLIEAAHFDPISVARSSRRHKLTTEASKRFERGVDPAVAAAAAQLAVDLLVTHGGGTADPGVTDVDQRPSREAFTFDTTLPTRYVGLDYPHDEVVGTLRAIGCEVTDDGSGDDDVRGRTVSVLPPSWRPDLATGPDLVEEVARVRGYDQIPSVLPTPKAGHGLTHGQRVRRVVATTLAQQGLVEVLTYPFVAPTLFDSLGYAPQDVRRRTEQLVNPLSDELPLLRTSVLDTLLEALRRNVARGQRDVAVYELGLVTIGRDEPSNAPVPGIEVKPDDETLARIRAAVPDQPRHVAMAAAGDAERGGPWGPARKVDASDAVSWTLSVGRALGLDLVVSATERAPWHPGRVAEIALEDGTVVGYAGELHPKVTSTLDLPARTVAAELDVDVLVAATGVPLQASELSTYPPAHTDVALVVAEAVPAAHVEQALRAGAGDRLESVQLFDIYRGEQVGEGRKSLAYRLTFRAAERTLTTDEVSSLRDAAVASAAERTGAVQR comes from the coding sequence ATGCACGCGCCCGTGTCCTGGCTTCGTGAGCTGGCCGACGTGCCCGCCGACGCCACCGGTGCCGACATCGCGGCTGCCCTCGTCAAGGTCGGGCTCGAGGAGGAGGGGCTGAGCGGTGGCGACATCCGCGGCCCCATCGTCGTCGGCCGCGTCCTGTCGGTCGAGCCCGAGCCACAGAAGAACGGCAAGACGATCAACTGGTGCACCGTCGACGTGGGCGACCACGGCCAGCGGGTCACCGAGGGCAAGGCCCAGGAGATCGTCTGCGGCGCGCACAACTTCGGCGTGGGCGACCTCGTCGTCTGCGTCCTGCCCGGGGGAGTGCTGCCGGGCGGGTTCGAGATCTCGGCCCGCAAGACCTACGGCCACGTCTCCAACGGCATGATCTGCTCGGCCCTCGAGCTCGGACTCGGCGAGGACCACGACGGCATCATCGTGCTGTCGCAGCTGCTGGGCCCGGAAGCCGCGGAAGACCTGACCCCCGGTGACGACGCGATCGAGCTGCTCGGGCTGGCCGACGAGGTCGTCGAGGTCAACGTCACCCCGGACCGTGGGTACTGCTTCTCGATGCGCGGCATCGGCCGCGAGTACGCCCTGTCCACCGGCGGCACCTTCCGTGACCCGGCCGACCTCGACGTGGCGTCCGCCAACGACGAGGGGTATGCCGTGTCGGTCACCGACGGGGCCCCGGTCGACGGTGTCCCCGGGTGCGACCGCTACGTCGCGCGCATCGTGCGCGGCGTCGACACGAACGCAGCATCGCCGCAGTGGATGACCAAGCGCCTGACGCAGCTGGGCATGCGGCCCATCTCGTTGGCCGTCGACGTCACCAACTACGTCATGATGCTGCTCGGCCAGCCGCTGCACGCGTTCGACCTGTCCACCCTCTCCGGTGGGGTGGGCACGCGCCGGGCGCGGCCGGGGGAGAAGCTCACCACCCTCGACGACGTCGCACGGGTGCTGGACCCGCAGGACCTGCTCATCGTGGACGGCAACGACCGACCCCTGGCCATCGCCGGCGTGATGGGTGGCGAGTCCTCGGAGGTCACCTCGTCGACGACCGACGTCCTCATCGAGGCTGCGCACTTCGACCCCATCTCCGTCGCTCGCTCGTCACGGCGGCACAAGCTCACCACCGAGGCCTCCAAGCGCTTCGAGCGCGGGGTCGACCCGGCGGTCGCGGCTGCTGCAGCGCAGCTCGCCGTCGACCTGCTCGTCACGCACGGGGGCGGCACTGCCGACCCCGGCGTCACCGACGTCGACCAGCGACCCTCGCGTGAGGCGTTCACCTTCGACACGACGCTGCCCACGCGTTACGTCGGGCTCGACTACCCGCACGACGAGGTCGTCGGCACGCTGCGCGCCATCGGCTGCGAGGTCACGGACGACGGTTCCGGGGACGACGACGTGCGTGGTCGCACCGTCTCGGTGCTGCCGCCGTCGTGGCGCCCGGACCTCGCGACCGGCCCCGACCTGGTCGAGGAGGTGGCCCGCGTCCGCGGGTACGACCAGATCCCGTCGGTGCTGCCCACGCCGAAGGCGGGCCACGGCCTGACCCACGGCCAGCGCGTCCGTCGGGTCGTCGCCACCACCCTCGCCCAGCAGGGCCTGGTCGAGGTGCTGACCTACCCCTTCGTGGCCCCGACGTTGTTCGACTCGCTGGGCTACGCCCCCCAGGACGTCCGGCGCCGCACCGAGCAGCTCGTCAACCCGCTCTCCGACGAGCTGCCGCTGCTGCGCACGTCGGTCCTCGACACCCTGCTGGAAGCGTTGCGGCGCAACGTCGCCCGTGGGCAGCGCGATGTCGCCGTCTACGAGCTCGGGCTCGTCACCATCGGTCGCGACGAGCCGTCGAACGCACCGGTGCCCGGCATCGAGGTCAAGCCCGACGACGAGACCCTGGCGCGGATCCGCGCTGCCGTCCCCGACCAGCCACGCCACGTGGCGATGGCTGCGGCCGGCGATGCCGAGCGGGGTGGGCCGTGGGGCCCCGCCCGCAAGGTCGACGCCTCGGACGCCGTCAGCTGGACGCTGTCGGTGGGGCGCGCCCTGGGCCTGGACCTCGTCGTGTCCGCCACCGAGCGTGCACCCTGGCACCCCGGTCGGGTGGCCGAGATCGCGCTGGAGGACGGCACCGTCGTGGGGTACGCGGGCGAGCTGCACCCCAAGGTGACCTCCACGCTCGACCTCCCGGCCCGCACCGTGGCGGCCGAGCTGGACGTCGACGTCCTCGTCGCCGCCACGGGGGTCCCGCTGCAGGCGTCCGAGCTCTCGACCTACCCGCCGGCCCACACCGACGTCGCCCTCGTCGTCGCCGAGGCGGTGCCCGCCGCCCACGTGGAGCAGGCCCTGCGGGCCGGGGCCGGTGATCGGCTCGAGTCGGTGCAGCTGTTCGACATCTACCGTGGCGAGCAGGTGGGGGAGGGACGCAAGTCGCTCGCCTACCGGCTCACGTTCCGGGCCGCCGAGCGCACCCTCACCACCGACGAGGTCAGCAGCCTGCGCGATGCGGCGGTCGCCTCCGCCGCGGAGCGCACGGGAGCGGTGCAGCGGTGA
- a CDS encoding SDR family oxidoreductase, whose product MTVPVAVVTGASRGIGRHLADAFEQAGYAVARGSRDVADVTDREAVDRWVGDVVDRHGRIDVLVNNAGVIDTEVPIHEADPDEWWRTMEVNVLGPFLVTRAVLPHMVAAGAGRVINLNSGAGVRPGAVASAYNASKTALARLTGSTDLAGRDHGVFAFDLAPGVVRTDMTEAMVAHEGRTEWTDPGEVTALALALAAGEHDVWSGRMVRAGVDTPASLRDRASGGLDATDRTITLVPWGDDDPLG is encoded by the coding sequence GTGACGGTCCCCGTCGCGGTCGTCACCGGTGCCTCCCGCGGGATCGGCCGTCACCTCGCCGACGCCTTCGAGCAGGCGGGGTATGCCGTCGCGCGGGGGTCGCGCGACGTCGCCGACGTCACGGACCGCGAAGCGGTGGACCGCTGGGTGGGCGACGTGGTCGACCGTCACGGCCGGATCGACGTCCTCGTCAACAACGCCGGGGTCATCGACACCGAGGTGCCGATCCACGAGGCCGACCCGGACGAGTGGTGGCGCACCATGGAGGTCAACGTCCTCGGGCCGTTCCTCGTCACCCGGGCCGTCCTGCCGCACATGGTGGCGGCCGGCGCCGGTCGCGTCATCAACCTCAACAGCGGAGCAGGGGTCCGTCCGGGTGCCGTCGCCTCGGCGTACAACGCGAGCAAGACCGCGTTGGCGCGCCTCACCGGGTCCACCGACCTCGCCGGCCGTGACCACGGCGTCTTCGCCTTCGACCTCGCGCCCGGCGTCGTCCGGACCGACATGACCGAGGCGATGGTGGCGCACGAGGGTCGCACCGAGTGGACCGACCCGGGGGAGGTCACGGCCCTCGCCCTGGCGCTGGCCGCGGGGGAGCACGACGTCTGGTCGGGGCGCATGGTGCGCGCCGGGGTGGACACCCCGGCGTCACTGCGGGACCGCGCCTCCGGTGGCCTCGACGCGACCGACCGCACGATCACGCTGGTGCCCTGGGGGGACGACGACCCTCTCGGCTGA